AAAGGTTTGGACTGCCTACTTACGTGAGTGTCAGCACAACGGTAGGACTGGTGATAGACAGTTCAGACCAAATATCTGTGATAGATACGTGTGTTAAGACCATTTCAATCAAGCTAAATGATAATTAAACGGCAATACAAAGCTACAGATCACTAAATTCCCAATTTGAATATCTTATCACAGGACTGTAGATACTATTACCTTTACTCTAGGTCTATAGTGTCGATCAGAGATTGGAATGCTTGTTTGACTGTTTTACCTAGCTTAGGACTATCGCCTTTAAGATGTCAGGAAATAGAAACTGGAATTACTACAAACTTGAAAATAATCACACCATGCGACGGAAACGTCTCGCCTACAACATATTTGGGTTTTGCAGCTAGAAACCTTCCAAAAACGACTTCTTTTCTACCGCCGAGACTACACAGAACTGTTTTAGTCGGCGACAGGCGCCAGTGACAGCGACCAGCCTAAATGAACCCGCATTACTTTTAGAGAACCCACAACACAAAAATATAGCAGAGATAATATTTATATACATCGAACCCATTTATAAAACAGGGGTTCTGCTGCATTTGCTATTGGATGTTGGAGGATATTTTATATAATTTTATAATACTTGAGTTATCTTAACCATTGGCAAATTAATATAACTAAAAAAAACCTAGGCATGCCACCTTCAGCAGCTAACACTCCATCCGCTCACGAGAAATGTACTACCTGTGGAACAGTTCTCAAGCACACAACTTGTGGTAATTCGCAGGAAGACTATTACAATACAGAAATTTACCCGCCAATCCTAGAACATGCAGTTAATCACGATCTACCCGCGGCTAAGATATACGGTGTACATACACCATATCCCGAGTTAATCCAGGATATAAACGATGACCACTTGAAATCTTTAGTCGAGGAGTGGGTCTCAAAGTTTAACGCAGTATTACAGGATATAAAAGCTGGTCTCGACAAACGTCACGTTGATGCTAAGTTTGATGGACTTTTTGCAAACCATGTGGCTTGGAGAGACCATTTAGCTCTTGGCTGGAACTTCCATACGTTCAATGGTCTCAAGGCCTTGAAAAAACGGGTGATTCCACGGTTATACACCGTAaaaattgaagatattgTATTAGACGACTTGGCGGATTACCGTTACAAGCTTGGGTTTGGTAAAGTTGTGATGCACGAGAAAACCGCAGAGCATCCTTCTATAGAATGGATCCAAATCTATTACAATTTCGTGAATAAGATTGGTTCAGGAAAGGGCGTAGGGAGATTAGCTGCTGTAAAGGATCCTGTTACAGGGGCTGGTAAATTAATGTGCTTCACATTATATACCGTCTTGGAAGACTTAAAGGCTAGTCCTGAAAAGGTACTTCGTAATAGGCCTGAGGGGGTTGATCACGGTCCACACAAGGACCGACAATCTTGGCTCGAGGTCAGGGAACGTGAAACAACATTTACTGAAACCCACCAACCCACAGTGTTAATTGTGGGAGGCGGGCAAGGCGGTTTATCCCTCGCGGCCCGGTTAAAGAGCTTTGGAATCAACTCTCTAATCGTGGAGAAAAACCATAAGGTTGGCGACAATTGGAGAAACCGTTACAAATTCTTAGTGTTACACGACCCTGTCTGGTACGACGAGATGCCTTATATCAACTTTCCCCCTACTTGGCCTGTGTATACTCCTAAGGACAAGTTGGGTGATTGGTTTGATAGTTACGCTAAGAGCTTAGACTTAAATATCCAATGTGATACCACAGCCGTTGGTGCTTCGTTCGACGATGTTACACGGAGGTGGAAAGTTGAAGTAAGGAACAACTTAACCGGTGCCATAAACTTCTTCAGACCCAGTCACTTGGTAATGGCCACCGGTCATTCAGGTGAACCACGTATCCCCCATTTTGAAGGCCAAGAACACTTTCAAGGTAAAATTGTGCACTCGTCCCAACACGGTTCAGGGGCACAATACAAAGGAGGAAAAGCACTTGTTGTTGGAGGCTGTAACTCCGCACATGATATCTGTCAGGATTTCTATGAACAAGGTGTAGATGTCACCATGTTGCAGAGGTCATCGACATGTATTATCACGTCGACTCACGGTACTGTAATCAACAACAAGGACTTGTACGATGAAGATGGTCCTAAAACCGAAACCGCTGACCGTATCTTTCATTCTATGCCTATACACTTGATGAACGGCGTTATGCAACAGCAGTTCCGTTCTTCTTGTATTCAGGACAAGCAATTGTTAGATTCCTTGAACGAAGTAGGTTTTAAGACCAACGCAGGATTTGGCGGAACCGGTGTATTTGGACTTTACTTCCGTGTAGGATCCGGGTACTATATTGACGTCGGATGTAGCCCATTGATTGTGGAAAAAAAGGTCAAGCTCAAACATGGAGTTGGTATCAAAAGATTCCTCAAAACAGGCGTTGAGTTTACCGATGGAACCAAATTGGAAGGATTGGATGTAGTCGTTTTGGCAACGGGTTATACAAACATGAAAGAAACCGCAAGGAGATTGTTTGGTAACAAAGTTGCAGATAGATTGAATCCAGTGTGGGGATTGGACAAGGAAGGA
The Eremothecium sinecaudum strain ATCC 58844 chromosome II, complete sequence DNA segment above includes these coding regions:
- a CDS encoding flavin-containing monooxygenase (Syntenic homolog of Ashbya gossypii ACR122C; Syntenic homolog of Ashbya gossypii NOHBY324; No homolog in Saccharomyces cerevisiae; Syntenic homolog of Kluyveromyces lactis KLLA0D07414g), producing MPPSAANTPSAHEKCTTCGTVLKHTTCGNSQEDYYNTEIYPPILEHAVNHDLPAAKIYGVHTPYPELIQDINDDHLKSLVEEWVSKFNAVLQDIKAGLDKRHVDAKFDGLFANHVAWRDHLALGWNFHTFNGLKALKKRVIPRLYTVKIEDIVLDDLADYRYKLGFGKVVMHEKTAEHPSIEWIQIYYNFVNKIGSGKGVGRLAAVKDPVTGAGKLMCFTLYTVLEDLKASPEKVLRNRPEGVDHGPHKDRQSWLEVRERETTFTETHQPTVLIVGGGQGGLSLAARLKSFGINSLIVEKNHKVGDNWRNRYKFLVLHDPVWYDEMPYINFPPTWPVYTPKDKLGDWFDSYAKSLDLNIQCDTTAVGASFDDVTRRWKVEVRNNLTGAINFFRPSHLVMATGHSGEPRIPHFEGQEHFQGKIVHSSQHGSGAQYKGGKALVVGGCNSAHDICQDFYEQGVDVTMLQRSSTCIITSTHGTVINNKDLYDEDGPKTETADRIFHSMPIHLMNGVMQQQFRSSCIQDKQLLDSLNEVGFKTNAGFGGTGVFGLYFRVGSGYYIDVGCSPLIVEKKVKLKHGVGIKRFLKTGVEFTDGTKLEGLDVVVLATGYTNMKETARRLFGNKVADRLNPVWGLDKEGEIQTMWRDSGHPNFWFMGGNLALARYYSKRLALKIVAQEKDIFY